CCGATTCCGCTTCCAACGAAGATTGAGAGATACTGTGTTCTGAGGTCCCCTCATGTGGATAAAAAATCACGTGAGGAGTTTGAGATTCGGACCCATAAAAGGCTCCTGGATATCCTGGAACCGACTCAACAGACGGTCGATGCCCTGCTTAAGCTGGAGCTTTCGGCTGGTGTTGAGGTCGAAATCAAGATGCTGTGAGCCATGAAGTGAGGAATTGAGGGCAAAGATGATTGAAGGGATTATTGCAAGAAAAAAAGGGATGACCCAGCTCTTCTCGAATCAGGGAGAGGTGGTGCCGGTTACCGTTCTTGAGGCCGGTCCTTGTCAGGTGGTTCAGCGCAAGACGAAGGGTCATGAGGGGTATGATTCTGTTCAGATTGGATGGTCTGGTGCGACCAAGAAACGTCGGTATCTTCGTGAGTTTCGAGTTGCCCCGGAGGAGGAGTTAAAGGTGGGAGATCAGGTGACCGCAGCGATCTTCAAGGCTGGAGATCGACTCCATGTGACGGGAGTTTCGAAAGGAAAAGGGTTTCAGGGTGTTATCAAGAGGCATGGGAAGGCGGGGGGACCGGCGAGTCACGGTTCGCGTTTTCATCGTACAACCGGTTCTATTGGTCAGAGAACTTCGCCAGGAGAGGTTTTTAAGAATATGAAACTGCCCGGTCATATGGGCCACGAGCGTGTGACAACAAAAAATTTAGAGGTTGTTGAGGTTCGTGACAATCTGCTTTTTTTAAAGGGATCTGTTCCAGGACCCAATGAAGGGGTTGTCATTTTAAGGAAGGGATAAAGATGCAGCTCGAAGTTTACAATTCGGAGAAGAAAAAGGTTGGCCAGGTAGCGGCTCCGGAGTTTCTTTCATCCAGGCCTCGGAATGGTCTGATCTATCAGGTGGTGGTTCAGCAGCTGACGAATCAGCGTGAGGGGAATTCTCGCGTGAAAAATCGGCATGAGGTGACTGGGAGTACGCGAAAGATCTATAGACAGAAAGGGACCGGTCGGGCGCGCCATGGAGATATCAAGGCGCCTCTTTTTGTCGGTGGAGGCCGTGCCTTTGGGCCCAAACCGAGGGATTGGTCTTCTGTTCTTCCGAAAAAAATTCGGGATGGGGCCTTGCGTGATCTTGTTGTCTCCAAACAGGCGGAAGGGAAGTTGTGGCTTTTGGATTCTTTGACATTCCCGAAGCCAAAGACGAAGGAGATGAAGACGCTTTTTGAGAAGTTTGGAGCCCCATCAGGGCTTCTCGTCTTCTCCGAAAAGAATTTGAATCTTGAAAAATCGATTCGCAATCTGGAGAAATTTAAAGGGGCTCATTGGGAGGCGCTTTCGGTCAAAGACCTCCTTCATTATGACCATCTCTTGATGACGAAAGAGGCCTTTCAGCGATTTGTGGAGAGATACTCATGAGACCGGTTCATGAAATAATCCATCGTGCTGTTGTGACAGAAAAATCTGTCATGGAAAGGGCGCACTCTCGCTATGCCTTTGAGGTGGCATCTGATGCGAGCAAGCCGGTGATTCGGCAGGCGGTTGAGGATTTTTTTAAAGTGAATGTTGTTTCTGTTCGGACCATTAAGGTTCCTGAAAAAAAGAGACGCTTTGGTCGTTACCCAGGGAAGAAGCCTGTATGGAAAAAGGCGATCGTTACCCTGAAGGAAGGCCAAAAGATAGAAATGTTGGAAGCTGAGTAGTGGAGGCATAATGGGTATTAAATCTTACAGATCGTATACGCCAAATCGCCGATTTCAAACGTCGCTTGATTTCTCTGCCCTGACGGCCACAAGACCCGAAAAGGGGCTTTTGGAGGGGATCAACAGAACCGGGGGGAGGAACAATACCGGGCGAGTGACGATGCGTTGGATTGGTGGAGGGCATAAACGGCGTTATCGCATGGTCGATTTTCGTCGCTTGAAGCGCTCC
The sequence above is a segment of the Deltaproteobacteria bacterium genome. Coding sequences within it:
- the rpsJ gene encoding 30S ribosomal protein S10; the protein is MAQEEFKGPKIRIRLKGFDHRLLDQSTSEIVETVRRTGGHIAGPIPLPTKIERYCVLRSPHVDKKSREEFEIRTHKRLLDILEPTQQTVDALLKLELSAGVEVEIKML
- the rplC gene encoding 50S ribosomal protein L3 gives rise to the protein MIEGIIARKKGMTQLFSNQGEVVPVTVLEAGPCQVVQRKTKGHEGYDSVQIGWSGATKKRRYLREFRVAPEEELKVGDQVTAAIFKAGDRLHVTGVSKGKGFQGVIKRHGKAGGPASHGSRFHRTTGSIGQRTSPGEVFKNMKLPGHMGHERVTTKNLEVVEVRDNLLFLKGSVPGPNEGVVILRKG
- the rplD gene encoding 50S ribosomal protein L4; the protein is MQLEVYNSEKKKVGQVAAPEFLSSRPRNGLIYQVVVQQLTNQREGNSRVKNRHEVTGSTRKIYRQKGTGRARHGDIKAPLFVGGGRAFGPKPRDWSSVLPKKIRDGALRDLVVSKQAEGKLWLLDSLTFPKPKTKEMKTLFEKFGAPSGLLVFSEKNLNLEKSIRNLEKFKGAHWEALSVKDLLHYDHLLMTKEAFQRFVERYS
- the rplW gene encoding 50S ribosomal protein L23; this translates as MRPVHEIIHRAVVTEKSVMERAHSRYAFEVASDASKPVIRQAVEDFFKVNVVSVRTIKVPEKKRRFGRYPGKKPVWKKAIVTLKEGQKIEMLEAE